In Puntigrus tetrazona isolate hp1 chromosome 7, ASM1883169v1, whole genome shotgun sequence, the following are encoded in one genomic region:
- the ptpn5 gene encoding tyrosine-protein phosphatase non-receptor type 5 isoform X2 → MNSMAEAPVGEDAPKKKESATPLPHDLLPGVGVALWERVLKASVTAGAFLLLYTLSQLTGLWVLYMLNGYRAFPAAHKVLDLLQYLLSTSDAYDQQMEIWRVESLLPLIATLFLGVVILGTGTLFCIKTLVPGNPSCFPDDRRQSMSRQPSFTYSEWTDAKQEDFYELDAVPETPVFDCFMDMKTEADPVTLTVKPVGLQERRGSNVSLTLDMCTPGTTEPYGALLSPREQSTQEYLQNASNLLTPEQLHKRALDDAVLQAEFYETPMNFVDPKEYNFPGVVRKNRYKTILPNTHSRVCLKAKEEDDFLGTYINANYLKGYGGKEKAYIATQGPTVNTVGDFWRMVWQERCPIIVMITNIEEKNEKCTEYWPEDSVTCEDIEITVKQVIQADDYSLRIFTVKCWDWTHWLFHCYLYLVPAAKQ, encoded by the exons ATGAACAGCATGGCAGAAGCCCCCGTTGGAGAGGACGCACCTAAAAAGAAGGAGAGTGCCACCCCACTTCCCCACGATCTCCTGCCAGGAGTTGGGGTTGCTCTATGGGAAAGAGTATTGAAAGCAAGTGTTACAGCTGGTGCTTTCCTCCTGCTGTACACACTGTCTCAACTCACA GGTTTGTGGGTTCTTTACATGCTGAATGGATACAGGGCTTTTCCAGCAGCACATAAAGTTTTGGATCTCCTTCAGTACCTTCTCTCCACCAGTGATGCCTATGATCAACAG ATGGAGATATGGAGGGTGGAAAGCTTGTTGCCCCTCATAGCCACACTCTTCTTAGGTGTAGTCATCCTTGGTACTGGA ACGCTGTTCTGCATTAAAACCCTGGTGCCTGGCAACCCATCTTGCTTCCCTGACGACCGTCGTCAGTCCATGAGCAGGCAGCCCTCCTTTACATATTCAGAATGGACAGATGCTAAACAGGAGGACTTCTACGAGCTGGATGCTGTTCCAGAGACTCCCGTGTTTGACTGCTTTATGGACATGAAGACCGAAGCTGACCCTGTCACTCTCACCGTAAAACCTGTGGGCTTGCAGGAAAG GAGAGGATCTAACGTGTCGCTGACGCTGGACATGTGCACCCCTGGTACCACGGAGCCCTATGGAGCGCTGCTGTCCCCCAGAGAGCAGAGCACACAGGAGTACCTGCAGAACGCATCCAACCTGCTCACCCCGGAGCAGCTGCACAAGCGCGCTCTGGACGACGCTGTACTGCAGGCCGAGTTCTAC GAAACACCCATGAACTTCGTGGACCCTAAAGAATACAATTTTCCTGGCGTGGTGAGGAAGAATCGCTACAAAACCATACTACCAA ACACGCACAGCAGAGTTTGCTTAAAAGCAAAAGAGGAAGATGATTTTCTCGGCACTTACATCAACGCTAATTATTTGAAG gGCTATGGAGGGAAAGAAAAGGCTTACATTGCTACACAGGGTCCAACTGTAAACACAGTGGGGGATTTCTGGAGGATGGTTTGGCAGGAGCGCTGTCCCATTATCGTCATGATCACCaacattgaagaaaaaaatgag AAATGCACAGAATACTGGCCAGAGGACAGTGTCACCTGTGAAGATATCGAGATCACTGTCAAACAGGTCATCCAGGCAGATGACTACAGTCTAAGGATTTTCACTGTGaag TGCTGGGATTGGACGCACTGGCTGTTTCATTGCTACCTCTATCTTGTGCCAGCAGCTAAGCAATGA
- the ptpn5 gene encoding tyrosine-protein phosphatase non-receptor type 5 isoform X1 produces the protein MNSMAEAPVGEDAPKKKESATPLPHDLLPGVGVALWERVLKASVTAGAFLLLYTLSQLTGLWVLYMLNGYRAFPAAHKVLDLLQYLLSTSDAYDQQMEIWRVESLLPLIATLFLGVVILGTGTLFCIKTLVPGNPSCFPDDRRQSMSRQPSFTYSEWTDAKQEDFYELDAVPETPVFDCFMDMKTEADPVTLTVKPVGLQERRGSNVSLTLDMCTPGTTEPYGALLSPREQSTQEYLQNASNLLTPEQLHKRALDDAVLQAEFYETPMNFVDPKEYNFPGVVRKNRYKTILPNTHSRVCLKAKEEDDFLGTYINANYLKGYGGKEKAYIATQGPTVNTVGDFWRMVWQERCPIIVMITNIEEKNEKCTEYWPEDSVTCEDIEITVKQVIQADDYSLRIFTVKSEGEERTLRQYWYTSWPDQKTPDKAPPLLELVREVEEARKQAPPNSGPVIVHCSAGIGRTGCFIATSILCQQLSNEGVVDILKTTSQLRLDRGGMIQTAEQYQFVHHVLSLYERQLRKTSEE, from the exons ATGAACAGCATGGCAGAAGCCCCCGTTGGAGAGGACGCACCTAAAAAGAAGGAGAGTGCCACCCCACTTCCCCACGATCTCCTGCCAGGAGTTGGGGTTGCTCTATGGGAAAGAGTATTGAAAGCAAGTGTTACAGCTGGTGCTTTCCTCCTGCTGTACACACTGTCTCAACTCACA GGTTTGTGGGTTCTTTACATGCTGAATGGATACAGGGCTTTTCCAGCAGCACATAAAGTTTTGGATCTCCTTCAGTACCTTCTCTCCACCAGTGATGCCTATGATCAACAG ATGGAGATATGGAGGGTGGAAAGCTTGTTGCCCCTCATAGCCACACTCTTCTTAGGTGTAGTCATCCTTGGTACTGGA ACGCTGTTCTGCATTAAAACCCTGGTGCCTGGCAACCCATCTTGCTTCCCTGACGACCGTCGTCAGTCCATGAGCAGGCAGCCCTCCTTTACATATTCAGAATGGACAGATGCTAAACAGGAGGACTTCTACGAGCTGGATGCTGTTCCAGAGACTCCCGTGTTTGACTGCTTTATGGACATGAAGACCGAAGCTGACCCTGTCACTCTCACCGTAAAACCTGTGGGCTTGCAGGAAAG GAGAGGATCTAACGTGTCGCTGACGCTGGACATGTGCACCCCTGGTACCACGGAGCCCTATGGAGCGCTGCTGTCCCCCAGAGAGCAGAGCACACAGGAGTACCTGCAGAACGCATCCAACCTGCTCACCCCGGAGCAGCTGCACAAGCGCGCTCTGGACGACGCTGTACTGCAGGCCGAGTTCTAC GAAACACCCATGAACTTCGTGGACCCTAAAGAATACAATTTTCCTGGCGTGGTGAGGAAGAATCGCTACAAAACCATACTACCAA ACACGCACAGCAGAGTTTGCTTAAAAGCAAAAGAGGAAGATGATTTTCTCGGCACTTACATCAACGCTAATTATTTGAAG gGCTATGGAGGGAAAGAAAAGGCTTACATTGCTACACAGGGTCCAACTGTAAACACAGTGGGGGATTTCTGGAGGATGGTTTGGCAGGAGCGCTGTCCCATTATCGTCATGATCACCaacattgaagaaaaaaatgag AAATGCACAGAATACTGGCCAGAGGACAGTGTCACCTGTGAAGATATCGAGATCACTGTCAAACAGGTCATCCAGGCAGATGACTACAGTCTAAGGATTTTCACTGTGaag agtgaGGGTGAGGAGCGCACTCTCAGACAGTACTGGTACACATCCTGGCCAGACCAGAAAACCCCAGACAAGGCCCCGCCTCTTTTAGAGTTGGTTAGGGAAGTGGAGGAAGCGAGGAAACAGGCTCCGCCCAACAGTGGCCCTGTCATTGTCCACTGCAG TGCTGGGATTGGACGCACTGGCTGTTTCATTGCTACCTCTATCTTGTGCCAGCAGCTAAGCAATGAAGGGGTGGTTGACATTTTGAAGACTACTAGCCAGCTACGCTTGGACAG AGGCGGCATGATCCAGACAGCGGAGCAGTATCAGTTTGTTCATCATGTACTCAGCCTGTATGAAAGACAGCTTCGGAAGACCTCAGAAGAGTAA